A portion of the Toxotes jaculatrix isolate fToxJac2 chromosome 16, fToxJac2.pri, whole genome shotgun sequence genome contains these proteins:
- the sbno1 gene encoding protein strawberry notch homolog 1 isoform X1 — protein MDPGQDLLLAALSESGICPNDIGLFDVDSQDVAQPSTTQQSISISALDVGVGTEPVEVVRTEPPAPVPIVTIRHKPQPSTTTFVLNQLNQLPSLGAVVTKQSVTNPIKHTITVTKVVHVANSGLRGSSTPSSTTVPPSASTVVPSNRDQQIQLKDLLRTGHVKSTGLKGNSLMELMKLKPPPDIAPPVATATGPSEINNGIKKEVMGKDAVRSWISDDIKVQNFSLKPPGMKEEDEPEEEEEDELGHAETYAEYMPMKLKIGQRHPDPVVETSSLSSVSPPDVWYRLSIPEEVIDQGCLSALQLEAITYAAQQHETFLPSGDRAAYLIGDGAGVGKGRTIAGIIYENYLLGRKRSLWFSVSNDLKYDAERDLRDIGAKNIQVHSLNKFKYGKISSKHNGSVKKGVIFATYSSLIGESQSGGKYKTRFEQLLHWCGEDFDGVIVYDECHKAKNVCPIGSSKPTKTGLAVLELQNKLPKARIVYASATGASEPRNMAYMNRLGIWGHKTPFREFGNFIQAVERRGVGAMEIVAMDMKLRGMYIARQLSFTGVTFKIDEVPLTQQYINMYNKSVRLWVSAREKFQQAANLMDAEQRMKKSMWGQFWSAHQRFFKYLCIASKVRRVVQLAREEVQNGKCVVIGLQSTGEARTLEALEEGGGELNDFVSTAKGVLQSLIEKHFPAPDRQKLYSLLGIDLSAKKTPSPSDTAAELQQKGKKRKGSEVKKQQKKRPRKHGGLSGTSSEDSQSEDSDRESGKDFDSDDSFKSVSSADEDDDFNPFRDESDDDEEDDPWLIRKEPKKGKEKKKKKRRKSIDPDSIQSALLASGLGSTRPAFTASVNPPSAPATVKAESQDSCLTSQDAVEHAQKMKKDLLEKLEELAEDLPPNTLDELIDELGGPDNVAEMTGRKGRVVSNDDGSISYESRSELDVPVEILNLTEKQRFMDGEKNIAIISEAASSGISLQADRRVKNQRRRVHMTLELPWSADRAIQQFGRTHRSNQVTAPEYVFLISELAGEQRFASIVAKRLESLGALTHGDRRATETRDLSRFNFDNKYGRNALEIVMKSIVKLDSPLVSPPTDFKGDFFKEIQSGLIGVGLINVEDRSGALTLDKDYNNMGKFLNRILGMEVQQQNALFQYFSDTLAAVIQEAKKNGRYDMGILDLGSGDEKVKKVDCRKFLTPGYTTSGHVELYTVSVERGMSWEEATHAWADQNGPDDGFYVQMRNNKKTAILVKEVNTKKRLFLVYRPNTGRQLKLETYADIKKKFKKVLSQDAKQHWTDQYTSSAKICSHAFWRGNCKKASVGLLCEVGLRCRTYYVLCGSVLSVWNELEEVLTPVSGTNVKVQIVRLRTEDGQRIVGLIIPANCVSPLINKLSTSDQCQQRAVQEQQKRQQLHPQSLSHAPNT, from the exons ATGGATCCTGGACAGGATTTACTTCTCGCTGCTCTAAGTGAGAGTGGCATTTGCCCAAATGACATTGGCCTATTTGATGTTGATTCTCAGGATGTTGCACAGCCCTCTACAACACAGCAA TCTATCTCCATCAGTGCCCTGGATGTTGGTGTGGGGACAGAGCCAGTGGAAGTTGTTCGAACGGAGCCACCAGCTCCAGTCCCTATAGTTACCATCAGG CACAAACCTCAGCCATCAACCACCACGTTTGTCTTAAATCAGCTTAATCAGTTGCCGTCACTAGGAGCTGTTGTGACCAAACAATCAGTTACAAACCCAATCAAACACACCATCACGGTCACCAAGGTGGTCCATGTTGCTAATTCAGGCCTGAGAGGTTCATCCACACCCTCCTCCACAACTGTTCCTCCTTCAGCGTCCACAGTAGTGCCTTCTAACAGAGATCAG cAGATTCAGTTGAAAGACCTTCTTAGGACCGGCCATGTGAAGAGCACTGGCCTAAAGGGCAACAGTTTGATGGAGCTGATGAAGCTAAAGCCTCCACCTGACATTGCTCCACCAGTAGCAACAGCCACAGGTCCAA gtgaaATTAACAATGGGATCAAGAAGGAAGTAATGGGTAAAGATGCTGTCAGGAGCTGGATTAGTGATGATATTAAAGTGCAAAATTTCTCTctg AAACCCCCGGGGATGAAGGAAGAGGATGagcctgaggaggaagaggaggatgagttGGGTCATGCAGAGACGTATGCAGAGTACATGCCTATGAAGT TAAAGATTGGCCAGCGGCATCCTGATCCTGTGGTGGAGACCAGTTCCCTGTCCAGTGTTAGCCCTCCAGATGTGTGGTACAGACTGTCCATCCCAGAAGAGGTCATTGATCAGGGCTGCCTGTCTGCTCTGCAGCTTGAAGCCATCACGTACGCGGCTCAG CAACATGAGACATTCCTCCCTAGCGGTGATCGAGCTGCCTATTTGATTGGTGATGGAGCTGGTGTGGGCAAAGGCCGGACCATTGCAGGGATCATCTATGAGAATTACCTGTTAGGCCGGAAGAGATCACTTTG GTTTAGTGTCTCAAATGACCTGAAGTATGATGCTGAACGGGATTTAAGGGACATCGGAGCCAAAAACATTCAGGTTCATTCACTGAATAAG TTCAAATATGGAAAAATCTCCTCAAAACACAATGGGAGTGTGAAGAAAGGTGTGATCTTCGCCACCTACTCCTCCTTGATAGGCGAGAGCCAATCAGGAGGCAAGTACAAGACCAGATTTGAGCAACTTCTCCACTGGTGCGGGGAGGACTTCGATGGAGTC ATTGTCTATGACGAGTGTCACAAAGCCAAAAATGTGTGTCCCATTGGATCGTCCAAACCTACAAAAACCGGGCTTGCAGTGTTGGAACTGCAGAATAAACTCCCCAAGGCTCGAATTGTGTACGCGAGTGCTACAG GTGCCTCTGAACCACGGAACATGGCCTACATGAACCGGCTGGGCATCTGGGGCCACAAAACGCCCTTCAGAGAATTTGGCAACTTCATCCAAGCTGTTGAGCGCAG AGGTGTTGGCGCCATGGAGATAGTAGCTATGGACATGAAACTGAGGGGGATGTACATCGCAAGACAGCTGAGTTTTACAGGTGTGACTTTCAAGATTGATGAGGTTCCGCTGACTCAGCAATACATCAACATGTACAACAAGTCTGTGAGGCtg TGGGTGAGTGCACGTGAGAAGTTCCAGCAGGCGGCAAATCTGATGGATGCAGAACAACGGATGAAGAAATCCATGTGGGGCCAGTTCTGGTCCGCTCACCAGCGATTCTTCAAATATCTCTGCATTGCATCCAAAGTCCGCCGAGTGGTCCAGCTGGCCAGAGAAGAGGTCCAGAATGGAAAG TGTGTGGTAATTGGTCTTCAGTCCACTGGTGAAGCAAGAACACTGGAGGCCTTGGAGGAAGGCGGAGGAGAACTCAATGACTTTGTGTCAACTGCAAA AGGTGTGCTGCAGTCCCTGATTGAGAAGCACTTTCCAGCTCCGgacagacagaagctttacaGCCTGTTAGGCATCGACCTCTCAGCTAAGAAGACTCCCTCTCCCAGTGACACTGCGGCAGAACTGCAACAGAAGGGCAAGAAAAGGAAAG GTTCAGAGGtcaaaaagcagcagaagaagaggccTCGCAAACATGGTGGCCTGTCAGGTACAAGCTCCGAGGACAGCCAGTCAGAGGATTCGGACAGAGAGTCTGGTAAAGACTTCGACAGTGACGACAGCTTCAAATCTGTGAGCTCAGCAGATGAAGACGACGATTTCAACCCATTCAGAGACGAGTCTGACGACGACGAGGAAGACG ACCCATGGCTTATCAGAAAGGAAccaaagaaagggaaagaaaagaagaagaaaaagagaaggaagagtaTCGATCCAGACTCCATTCAAAGTGCCTTGTTAGCCTCTGGGCTGGGCTCCACCAGGCCTGCTTTCACTGCCTCTGTTAACCCCCCCAGTGCCCCTGCCACAG TCAAGGCAGAGAGTCAGGATAGCTGCCTAACAAGTCAGGACGCAGTGGAACACGCccagaaaatgaagaaagatcTGCTGGAAAAACTGGAGGAGCTGGCAGAGGATCTACCTCCCAACACCCTGGACGAGCTCATCGATGAACTGGGTGGACCTGACAATGTGGCTGAG ATGACTGGCCGTAAAGGTCGTGTGGTCAGTAATGACGATGGCAGCATCAGCTATGAATCTCGCTCTGAGCTGGATGTGCCAGTGGAAATCCTCAAtctcacagagaagcagaggttCATGGATGGAGAGAAG AACATAGCCATCATCTCAGAGGCTGCCAGCTCAGGTATATCCCTGCAGGCCGATCGTCGAGTAAAGAACCAGCGGCGAAGAGTCCACATGACACTTGAGCTGCCGTGGAGCGCAGACAGAGCCATACAGCAGTTTG GGAGAACTCACAGGTCAAACCAGGTCACGGCTCCAGAATATGTCTTCCTCATATCAGAGCTCGCAGGAGAGCAGAGGTTTGCATCCATTGTCGCCAAAAGACTTGAAAGCCTG GGTGCGCTCACTCACGGAGACCGAAGAGCAACAGAAACCCGTGATCTCAGCAGGTTTAATTTTGACAACAAA TACGGCAGAAACGCTCTGGAAATTGTAATGAAGTCGATCGTAAAGCTGGATTCTCCATTAGTCTCTCCGCCCACTGACTTTAAAGGTGACTTCTTCAAAG AAATCCAAAGTGGATTAATAGGCGTGGGCCTCATTAATGTGGAGGACAGATCTGGCGCGCTGACACTGGACAAAG ACTATAACAACATGGGGAAGTTCCTGAACCGTATTTTGGGCATGGAGGTCCAGCAGCAGAACGCCTTGTTCCAGTACTTCTCTGACACGCTGGCAGCAGTGATCCAGGAAGCCAAGAAGAACGGCAGATATGACATGGGCATTCTTG ATCTGGGCTCTGGTGATGAGAAGGTGAAGAAGGTAGACTGCAGGAAATTCCTCACACCAGGCTACACCACATCAGGACACGTGGAACTCTACACG GTGAGTGTGGAGAGGGGAATGTCGTGGGAAGAAGCCACTCATGCTTGGGCAGATCAGAATGGACCAGATGATGGTTTCTATGTACAG atgaggaacaacaagaaaacagcCATACTGGTCAAAGAGGTGAACACCAAGAAGAGGCTGTTCCTGGTGTACAGGCCAAACACGGGCAGACAACTCAAACTGGAGACATACGCAGACATCAAGAAGAAGTTTAAAAAG GTCTTGTCACAAGATGCCAAACAGCACTGGACCGACCAGTACACGTCTTCTGCAAAAATCTGCTCTCATGCATTTTG GCGTGGGAACTGTAAGAAAGCGTCAGTGGGTCTGCTGTGTGAAGTCGGTCTTCGGTGTAGGACGTACTACGTTCTCTGCGGCTCGGTGCTCAGTGTGTGGAACGAGCTGGAGGAAGTACTAACCCCCGTCAGTGGAACCAATGTAAAGGTGCAGATCGTACGTCTCAGAACAGAAGATGGACAGAGGATAGTTG GACTGATTATTCCAGCGAACTGTGTGTCTCCGTTAATTAACAAGCTGTCAACATCGGACCAGTGCCAGCAGCGCGCTgtgcaggagcagcagaagcGGCAGCAGCTCCACCCTCAAAGTCTCAGTCACGCACCCAACACATAG
- the sbno1 gene encoding protein strawberry notch homolog 1 isoform X2 — translation MDPGQDLLLAALSESGICPNDIGLFDVDSQDVAQPSTTQQSISISALDVGVGTEPVEVVRTEPPAPVPIVTIRHKPQPSTTTFVLNQLNQLPSLGAVVTKQSVTNPIKHTITVTKVVHVANSGLRGSSTPSSTTVPPSASTVVPSNRDQIQLKDLLRTGHVKSTGLKGNSLMELMKLKPPPDIAPPVATATGPSEINNGIKKEVMGKDAVRSWISDDIKVQNFSLKPPGMKEEDEPEEEEEDELGHAETYAEYMPMKLKIGQRHPDPVVETSSLSSVSPPDVWYRLSIPEEVIDQGCLSALQLEAITYAAQQHETFLPSGDRAAYLIGDGAGVGKGRTIAGIIYENYLLGRKRSLWFSVSNDLKYDAERDLRDIGAKNIQVHSLNKFKYGKISSKHNGSVKKGVIFATYSSLIGESQSGGKYKTRFEQLLHWCGEDFDGVIVYDECHKAKNVCPIGSSKPTKTGLAVLELQNKLPKARIVYASATGASEPRNMAYMNRLGIWGHKTPFREFGNFIQAVERRGVGAMEIVAMDMKLRGMYIARQLSFTGVTFKIDEVPLTQQYINMYNKSVRLWVSAREKFQQAANLMDAEQRMKKSMWGQFWSAHQRFFKYLCIASKVRRVVQLAREEVQNGKCVVIGLQSTGEARTLEALEEGGGELNDFVSTAKGVLQSLIEKHFPAPDRQKLYSLLGIDLSAKKTPSPSDTAAELQQKGKKRKGSEVKKQQKKRPRKHGGLSGTSSEDSQSEDSDRESGKDFDSDDSFKSVSSADEDDDFNPFRDESDDDEEDDPWLIRKEPKKGKEKKKKKRRKSIDPDSIQSALLASGLGSTRPAFTASVNPPSAPATVKAESQDSCLTSQDAVEHAQKMKKDLLEKLEELAEDLPPNTLDELIDELGGPDNVAEMTGRKGRVVSNDDGSISYESRSELDVPVEILNLTEKQRFMDGEKNIAIISEAASSGISLQADRRVKNQRRRVHMTLELPWSADRAIQQFGRTHRSNQVTAPEYVFLISELAGEQRFASIVAKRLESLGALTHGDRRATETRDLSRFNFDNKYGRNALEIVMKSIVKLDSPLVSPPTDFKGDFFKEIQSGLIGVGLINVEDRSGALTLDKDYNNMGKFLNRILGMEVQQQNALFQYFSDTLAAVIQEAKKNGRYDMGILDLGSGDEKVKKVDCRKFLTPGYTTSGHVELYTVSVERGMSWEEATHAWADQNGPDDGFYVQMRNNKKTAILVKEVNTKKRLFLVYRPNTGRQLKLETYADIKKKFKKVLSQDAKQHWTDQYTSSAKICSHAFWRGNCKKASVGLLCEVGLRCRTYYVLCGSVLSVWNELEEVLTPVSGTNVKVQIVRLRTEDGQRIVGLIIPANCVSPLINKLSTSDQCQQRAVQEQQKRQQLHPQSLSHAPNT, via the exons ATGGATCCTGGACAGGATTTACTTCTCGCTGCTCTAAGTGAGAGTGGCATTTGCCCAAATGACATTGGCCTATTTGATGTTGATTCTCAGGATGTTGCACAGCCCTCTACAACACAGCAA TCTATCTCCATCAGTGCCCTGGATGTTGGTGTGGGGACAGAGCCAGTGGAAGTTGTTCGAACGGAGCCACCAGCTCCAGTCCCTATAGTTACCATCAGG CACAAACCTCAGCCATCAACCACCACGTTTGTCTTAAATCAGCTTAATCAGTTGCCGTCACTAGGAGCTGTTGTGACCAAACAATCAGTTACAAACCCAATCAAACACACCATCACGGTCACCAAGGTGGTCCATGTTGCTAATTCAGGCCTGAGAGGTTCATCCACACCCTCCTCCACAACTGTTCCTCCTTCAGCGTCCACAGTAGTGCCTTCTAACAGAGATCAG ATTCAGTTGAAAGACCTTCTTAGGACCGGCCATGTGAAGAGCACTGGCCTAAAGGGCAACAGTTTGATGGAGCTGATGAAGCTAAAGCCTCCACCTGACATTGCTCCACCAGTAGCAACAGCCACAGGTCCAA gtgaaATTAACAATGGGATCAAGAAGGAAGTAATGGGTAAAGATGCTGTCAGGAGCTGGATTAGTGATGATATTAAAGTGCAAAATTTCTCTctg AAACCCCCGGGGATGAAGGAAGAGGATGagcctgaggaggaagaggaggatgagttGGGTCATGCAGAGACGTATGCAGAGTACATGCCTATGAAGT TAAAGATTGGCCAGCGGCATCCTGATCCTGTGGTGGAGACCAGTTCCCTGTCCAGTGTTAGCCCTCCAGATGTGTGGTACAGACTGTCCATCCCAGAAGAGGTCATTGATCAGGGCTGCCTGTCTGCTCTGCAGCTTGAAGCCATCACGTACGCGGCTCAG CAACATGAGACATTCCTCCCTAGCGGTGATCGAGCTGCCTATTTGATTGGTGATGGAGCTGGTGTGGGCAAAGGCCGGACCATTGCAGGGATCATCTATGAGAATTACCTGTTAGGCCGGAAGAGATCACTTTG GTTTAGTGTCTCAAATGACCTGAAGTATGATGCTGAACGGGATTTAAGGGACATCGGAGCCAAAAACATTCAGGTTCATTCACTGAATAAG TTCAAATATGGAAAAATCTCCTCAAAACACAATGGGAGTGTGAAGAAAGGTGTGATCTTCGCCACCTACTCCTCCTTGATAGGCGAGAGCCAATCAGGAGGCAAGTACAAGACCAGATTTGAGCAACTTCTCCACTGGTGCGGGGAGGACTTCGATGGAGTC ATTGTCTATGACGAGTGTCACAAAGCCAAAAATGTGTGTCCCATTGGATCGTCCAAACCTACAAAAACCGGGCTTGCAGTGTTGGAACTGCAGAATAAACTCCCCAAGGCTCGAATTGTGTACGCGAGTGCTACAG GTGCCTCTGAACCACGGAACATGGCCTACATGAACCGGCTGGGCATCTGGGGCCACAAAACGCCCTTCAGAGAATTTGGCAACTTCATCCAAGCTGTTGAGCGCAG AGGTGTTGGCGCCATGGAGATAGTAGCTATGGACATGAAACTGAGGGGGATGTACATCGCAAGACAGCTGAGTTTTACAGGTGTGACTTTCAAGATTGATGAGGTTCCGCTGACTCAGCAATACATCAACATGTACAACAAGTCTGTGAGGCtg TGGGTGAGTGCACGTGAGAAGTTCCAGCAGGCGGCAAATCTGATGGATGCAGAACAACGGATGAAGAAATCCATGTGGGGCCAGTTCTGGTCCGCTCACCAGCGATTCTTCAAATATCTCTGCATTGCATCCAAAGTCCGCCGAGTGGTCCAGCTGGCCAGAGAAGAGGTCCAGAATGGAAAG TGTGTGGTAATTGGTCTTCAGTCCACTGGTGAAGCAAGAACACTGGAGGCCTTGGAGGAAGGCGGAGGAGAACTCAATGACTTTGTGTCAACTGCAAA AGGTGTGCTGCAGTCCCTGATTGAGAAGCACTTTCCAGCTCCGgacagacagaagctttacaGCCTGTTAGGCATCGACCTCTCAGCTAAGAAGACTCCCTCTCCCAGTGACACTGCGGCAGAACTGCAACAGAAGGGCAAGAAAAGGAAAG GTTCAGAGGtcaaaaagcagcagaagaagaggccTCGCAAACATGGTGGCCTGTCAGGTACAAGCTCCGAGGACAGCCAGTCAGAGGATTCGGACAGAGAGTCTGGTAAAGACTTCGACAGTGACGACAGCTTCAAATCTGTGAGCTCAGCAGATGAAGACGACGATTTCAACCCATTCAGAGACGAGTCTGACGACGACGAGGAAGACG ACCCATGGCTTATCAGAAAGGAAccaaagaaagggaaagaaaagaagaagaaaaagagaaggaagagtaTCGATCCAGACTCCATTCAAAGTGCCTTGTTAGCCTCTGGGCTGGGCTCCACCAGGCCTGCTTTCACTGCCTCTGTTAACCCCCCCAGTGCCCCTGCCACAG TCAAGGCAGAGAGTCAGGATAGCTGCCTAACAAGTCAGGACGCAGTGGAACACGCccagaaaatgaagaaagatcTGCTGGAAAAACTGGAGGAGCTGGCAGAGGATCTACCTCCCAACACCCTGGACGAGCTCATCGATGAACTGGGTGGACCTGACAATGTGGCTGAG ATGACTGGCCGTAAAGGTCGTGTGGTCAGTAATGACGATGGCAGCATCAGCTATGAATCTCGCTCTGAGCTGGATGTGCCAGTGGAAATCCTCAAtctcacagagaagcagaggttCATGGATGGAGAGAAG AACATAGCCATCATCTCAGAGGCTGCCAGCTCAGGTATATCCCTGCAGGCCGATCGTCGAGTAAAGAACCAGCGGCGAAGAGTCCACATGACACTTGAGCTGCCGTGGAGCGCAGACAGAGCCATACAGCAGTTTG GGAGAACTCACAGGTCAAACCAGGTCACGGCTCCAGAATATGTCTTCCTCATATCAGAGCTCGCAGGAGAGCAGAGGTTTGCATCCATTGTCGCCAAAAGACTTGAAAGCCTG GGTGCGCTCACTCACGGAGACCGAAGAGCAACAGAAACCCGTGATCTCAGCAGGTTTAATTTTGACAACAAA TACGGCAGAAACGCTCTGGAAATTGTAATGAAGTCGATCGTAAAGCTGGATTCTCCATTAGTCTCTCCGCCCACTGACTTTAAAGGTGACTTCTTCAAAG AAATCCAAAGTGGATTAATAGGCGTGGGCCTCATTAATGTGGAGGACAGATCTGGCGCGCTGACACTGGACAAAG ACTATAACAACATGGGGAAGTTCCTGAACCGTATTTTGGGCATGGAGGTCCAGCAGCAGAACGCCTTGTTCCAGTACTTCTCTGACACGCTGGCAGCAGTGATCCAGGAAGCCAAGAAGAACGGCAGATATGACATGGGCATTCTTG ATCTGGGCTCTGGTGATGAGAAGGTGAAGAAGGTAGACTGCAGGAAATTCCTCACACCAGGCTACACCACATCAGGACACGTGGAACTCTACACG GTGAGTGTGGAGAGGGGAATGTCGTGGGAAGAAGCCACTCATGCTTGGGCAGATCAGAATGGACCAGATGATGGTTTCTATGTACAG atgaggaacaacaagaaaacagcCATACTGGTCAAAGAGGTGAACACCAAGAAGAGGCTGTTCCTGGTGTACAGGCCAAACACGGGCAGACAACTCAAACTGGAGACATACGCAGACATCAAGAAGAAGTTTAAAAAG GTCTTGTCACAAGATGCCAAACAGCACTGGACCGACCAGTACACGTCTTCTGCAAAAATCTGCTCTCATGCATTTTG GCGTGGGAACTGTAAGAAAGCGTCAGTGGGTCTGCTGTGTGAAGTCGGTCTTCGGTGTAGGACGTACTACGTTCTCTGCGGCTCGGTGCTCAGTGTGTGGAACGAGCTGGAGGAAGTACTAACCCCCGTCAGTGGAACCAATGTAAAGGTGCAGATCGTACGTCTCAGAACAGAAGATGGACAGAGGATAGTTG GACTGATTATTCCAGCGAACTGTGTGTCTCCGTTAATTAACAAGCTGTCAACATCGGACCAGTGCCAGCAGCGCGCTgtgcaggagcagcagaagcGGCAGCAGCTCCACCCTCAAAGTCTCAGTCACGCACCCAACACATAG
- the LOC121195524 gene encoding cyclin-dependent kinase 2-associated protein 1 isoform X4: MDAPPQTKTVGNLQSPSAANLATLQSYRPLLSDYGPPSLGFSQGSTGSQVPQNKYAELLAIIEELGKEIRPTYAGSKSAMERLKRGIIHARGLVRECLAETERNARS; the protein is encoded by the exons ATGGATGCGCCcccacagacaaagacag TTGGGAACCTCCAGTCTCCCTCAGCAGCTAACCTGGCCACGTTGCAGTCTTACAGGCCTCTCCTGAGTGACTATGGACCTCCATCTCTGGGATTTTCACAG GGCTCTACTGGCAGCCAAGTGCCTCAGAACAAGTATGCAGAGCTGCTGGCCATCATCGAAGAGCTTGGAAAGGAGATCAGGCCCACATATGCTGGAAGTAAGAGTGCAATGGAGAGACTGAAAAGAG GAATAATCCATGCTAGAGGGCTGGTGCGTGAATGCCTGGCTGAGACGGAGAGAAACGCAAGGTCCTAG
- the LOC121195524 gene encoding cyclin-dependent kinase 2-associated protein 1 isoform X2 — MSLGMSYKPNVHQHIPGTSGNQVGNLQSPSAANLATLQSYRPLLSDYGPPSLGFSQGSTGSQVPQNKYAELLAIIEELGKEIRPTYAGSKSAMERLKRGIIHARGLVRECLAETERNARS, encoded by the exons ATGTCTTTGGGAATGTCTTATAAACCCAATGTCCATCAGCACATTCCGGGAACTTCTGGGAACCAGG TTGGGAACCTCCAGTCTCCCTCAGCAGCTAACCTGGCCACGTTGCAGTCTTACAGGCCTCTCCTGAGTGACTATGGACCTCCATCTCTGGGATTTTCACAG GGCTCTACTGGCAGCCAAGTGCCTCAGAACAAGTATGCAGAGCTGCTGGCCATCATCGAAGAGCTTGGAAAGGAGATCAGGCCCACATATGCTGGAAGTAAGAGTGCAATGGAGAGACTGAAAAGAG GAATAATCCATGCTAGAGGGCTGGTGCGTGAATGCCTGGCTGAGACGGAGAGAAACGCAAGGTCCTAG
- the LOC121195524 gene encoding cyclin-dependent kinase 2-associated protein 1 isoform X1: MSLGMSYKPNVHQHIPGTSGNQAVGNLQSPSAANLATLQSYRPLLSDYGPPSLGFSQGSTGSQVPQNKYAELLAIIEELGKEIRPTYAGSKSAMERLKRGIIHARGLVRECLAETERNARS; this comes from the exons ATGTCTTTGGGAATGTCTTATAAACCCAATGTCCATCAGCACATTCCGGGAACTTCTGGGAACCAGG CAGTTGGGAACCTCCAGTCTCCCTCAGCAGCTAACCTGGCCACGTTGCAGTCTTACAGGCCTCTCCTGAGTGACTATGGACCTCCATCTCTGGGATTTTCACAG GGCTCTACTGGCAGCCAAGTGCCTCAGAACAAGTATGCAGAGCTGCTGGCCATCATCGAAGAGCTTGGAAAGGAGATCAGGCCCACATATGCTGGAAGTAAGAGTGCAATGGAGAGACTGAAAAGAG GAATAATCCATGCTAGAGGGCTGGTGCGTGAATGCCTGGCTGAGACGGAGAGAAACGCAAGGTCCTAG
- the LOC121195524 gene encoding cyclin-dependent kinase 2-associated protein 1 isoform X3 — translation MDAPPQTKTAVGNLQSPSAANLATLQSYRPLLSDYGPPSLGFSQGSTGSQVPQNKYAELLAIIEELGKEIRPTYAGSKSAMERLKRGIIHARGLVRECLAETERNARS, via the exons ATGGATGCGCCcccacagacaaagacag CAGTTGGGAACCTCCAGTCTCCCTCAGCAGCTAACCTGGCCACGTTGCAGTCTTACAGGCCTCTCCTGAGTGACTATGGACCTCCATCTCTGGGATTTTCACAG GGCTCTACTGGCAGCCAAGTGCCTCAGAACAAGTATGCAGAGCTGCTGGCCATCATCGAAGAGCTTGGAAAGGAGATCAGGCCCACATATGCTGGAAGTAAGAGTGCAATGGAGAGACTGAAAAGAG GAATAATCCATGCTAGAGGGCTGGTGCGTGAATGCCTGGCTGAGACGGAGAGAAACGCAAGGTCCTAG